The nucleotide window ACAGCATCCCAGCCAATAATTTTGTGGCCAGACTCAGGCGCCATGCGCATTCTGATTTTGGTATCAACCGGGTTAACGGCTACGGCTTTAACTTTAACCAGTAGATCCTTTTCTCCGGGAGTCGGATCATCGACGGTAATATCCAGCAGTGAATTTGGGTCTTCGGCCGGAAGTGATTCTTTGTATCCTACAGCGCGCATAGTCTTCTCCTTAATTCATAACAATCACACTGTATACGTCTTATTAGAGAAAGCGATGACAAAGATGGCAATTAGGATGAAAATCCTGCTTGCTCCAGACTATTTGCAAAGGCCTCTAATGCGTCGAGACCCTGTACATCTTCTTCTAATAGATAAAGGGAGTAATTTCGCCATGCTTTAAAACGTTTGTGAATGTCTTCTATGTAAGTTTTTTCCTGAAGCCTGCGTTTGGCCAAAAAGCTGCCGTCAGCCTGTTCAGGCAAAATCCGATTAATGACAACACCACCAACGGGTAACTTTTCTGCTGTTAATGACTGTAATGCACGATCGGTTTCCTGGATAGGCAGCCGCTCGGGTGTCAGCACAAACAATATGGATGTGTAACTGCTGTCCTGCAATAAGCGCCGGGTGCGTTGAAAAAGCCGTTGTCGAGTTAATAACTGTTCTGTAATTGCTCTGGTACGGTCGGTCATACCGTCGCTGGCATTGTCTTTGGGGTCAGCCATTGGGTTATTAATGTCTTTACCGGCTTTGGGCGATAAGTGCTCAAGAACTGAGTCGAAGTCTTCGGAACGCTTTTGCGAACGCAACATACCCTGAGTCCAGGCAGCCATTGCCTCGGGTAACGTCAATAAACGCAGGGTATGCCCGGTTGGGGCTGTATCAAAAATGAGTAAGTCATAGTCCTTTTCCGCTTCATCAATAACGTTGCAAATGCGTTCCAGCAAAGCAGCTTCCTGAGCCCCCGGCGACTGCTGGGTTAAGCGCATTTGACGTTCAATTTCAGGAAAAAGGTCGGGGTTAGTAAAGCGTTTCATTTGAGAACTGACCCTATCGATATGAGCTTCAACTTCATGGTCAGGGTCAATTTCTAATGCGGTTAAATTTTCGCGCATGACAGTTTTTTTATCACCGATTTTTTTGTCGAAAACATCGGCTAGGCTATGTGCCG belongs to Idiomarina sp. PL1-037 and includes:
- a CDS encoding ArsA family ATPase, coding for MLLSDKKVLLIGGKGGVGKTTVSSALAVLAARQGKKVLLVSTDPAHSLADVFDKKIGDKKTVMRENLTALEIDPDHEVEAHIDRVSSQMKRFTNPDLFPEIERQMRLTQQSPGAQEAALLERICNVIDEAEKDYDLLIFDTAPTGHTLRLLTLPEAMAAWTQGMLRSQKRSEDFDSVLEHLSPKAGKDINNPMADPKDNASDGMTDRTRAITEQLLTRQRLFQRTRRLLQDSSYTSILFVLTPERLPIQETDRALQSLTAEKLPVGGVVINRILPEQADGSFLAKRRLQEKTYIEDIHKRFKAWRNYSLYLLEEDVQGLDALEAFANSLEQAGFSS